One Symphalangus syndactylus isolate Jambi chromosome 20, NHGRI_mSymSyn1-v2.1_pri, whole genome shotgun sequence DNA segment encodes these proteins:
- the CCR7 gene encoding C-C chemokine receptor type 7 isoform X1: MDLGKPMKSVLVVALLVIFQVCLCQDEVTDDYIGDNTTVDYTLFESLCSKKDVRNFKAWFLPIMYSIICFVGLLGNGLVVLTYIYFKRLKTMTDTYLLNLAVADILFLLTLPFWAYSAAKSWVFGVHFCKLIFAIYKMSFFSGMLLLLCISIDRYVAIVQAISAHRHRARVLLISKLSCVGIWILATVLSIPELLYSDLQRSSSEQAMRCSLITEHVEAFITIQVAQMVIGFLVPLLAMSFCYLVIIRTLLQARNFERNKAIKVIIAVVVVFIVFQLPYNGVVLAQTVANFNITSSTCELSKQLNIAYDVTYSLACVRCCVNPFLYAFIGVKFRNDLFKLFKDLGCLSQEQLRQWSSCRHIRRSSMSVEAETTTTFSP, translated from the exons GGAAACCAATGAAAAGCGTGCTGGTGGTAGCTCTCCTTGTCATTTTCCAG GTATGCCTGTGTCAAGATGAGGTCACGGACGATTACATCGGAGACAACACCACAGTGGACTACACTCTGTTCGAGTCTTTGTGCTCCAAGAAGGACGTGCGGAACTTTAAAGCCTGGTTCCTCCCTATCATGTACTCCATCATTTGTTTCGTGGGCCTACTGGGCAATGGGCTGGTCGTGTTGACCTATATCTATTTCAAGAGGCTCAAGACCATGACCGATACCTACCTGCTCAACCTGGCGGTGGCAGACATCCTCTTCCTCCTGACCCTTCCCTTCTGGGCCTACAGCGCGGCCAAGTCCTGGGTCTTCGGTGTCCACTTTTGCAAGCTCATCTTTGCCATCTACAAGATGAGCTTCTTCAGCGGCATGCTCCTACTTCTTTGCATCAGCATTGACCGCTACGTGGCCATCGTCcaggccatctcagctcaccgccaCCGTGCCCGCGTCCTCCTCATCAGCAAGCTGTCCTGTGTGGGCATCTGGATACTAGCCACGGTGCTCTCCATCCCAGAGCTCCTGTACAGTGACCTCCAGAGGAGCAGCAGTGAGCAAGCGATGCGATGCTCTCTCATCACAGAGCATGTGGAGGCCTTTATCACCATCCAGGTAGCCCAGATGGTGATCGGCTTTCTGGTCCCCCTGCTGGCCATGAGCTTCTGTTACCTTGTCATCATCCGCACCCTGCTCCAGGCACGCAACTTTGAGCGCAACAAGGCCATCAAGGTGATCATCGCTGTGGTCGTGGTCTTCATAGTCTTCCAGCTGCCCTACAATGGGGTGGTCCTGGCCCAGACGGTGGCCAACTTCAACATCACCAGTAGCACCTGTGAGCTCAGTAAGCAGCTCAACATCGCCTACGACGTCACCTACAGCCTGGCCTGCGTCCGCTGCTGCGTCAACCCTTTCTTGTACGCCTTCATCGGCGTCAAGTTCCGCAACGATCTCTTCAAGCTCTTCAAGGACCTGGGCTGCCTCAGCCAGGAGCAGCTCCGGCAGTGGTCTTCCTGTCGGCACATCCGGCGCTCCTCCATGAGCGTGGAGGCCGAGACCACCACCACTTTCTCCCCATAG
- the CCR7 gene encoding C-C chemokine receptor type 7 isoform X2, whose protein sequence is MYSIICFVGLLGNGLVVLTYIYFKRLKTMTDTYLLNLAVADILFLLTLPFWAYSAAKSWVFGVHFCKLIFAIYKMSFFSGMLLLLCISIDRYVAIVQAISAHRHRARVLLISKLSCVGIWILATVLSIPELLYSDLQRSSSEQAMRCSLITEHVEAFITIQVAQMVIGFLVPLLAMSFCYLVIIRTLLQARNFERNKAIKVIIAVVVVFIVFQLPYNGVVLAQTVANFNITSSTCELSKQLNIAYDVTYSLACVRCCVNPFLYAFIGVKFRNDLFKLFKDLGCLSQEQLRQWSSCRHIRRSSMSVEAETTTTFSP, encoded by the coding sequence ATGTACTCCATCATTTGTTTCGTGGGCCTACTGGGCAATGGGCTGGTCGTGTTGACCTATATCTATTTCAAGAGGCTCAAGACCATGACCGATACCTACCTGCTCAACCTGGCGGTGGCAGACATCCTCTTCCTCCTGACCCTTCCCTTCTGGGCCTACAGCGCGGCCAAGTCCTGGGTCTTCGGTGTCCACTTTTGCAAGCTCATCTTTGCCATCTACAAGATGAGCTTCTTCAGCGGCATGCTCCTACTTCTTTGCATCAGCATTGACCGCTACGTGGCCATCGTCcaggccatctcagctcaccgccaCCGTGCCCGCGTCCTCCTCATCAGCAAGCTGTCCTGTGTGGGCATCTGGATACTAGCCACGGTGCTCTCCATCCCAGAGCTCCTGTACAGTGACCTCCAGAGGAGCAGCAGTGAGCAAGCGATGCGATGCTCTCTCATCACAGAGCATGTGGAGGCCTTTATCACCATCCAGGTAGCCCAGATGGTGATCGGCTTTCTGGTCCCCCTGCTGGCCATGAGCTTCTGTTACCTTGTCATCATCCGCACCCTGCTCCAGGCACGCAACTTTGAGCGCAACAAGGCCATCAAGGTGATCATCGCTGTGGTCGTGGTCTTCATAGTCTTCCAGCTGCCCTACAATGGGGTGGTCCTGGCCCAGACGGTGGCCAACTTCAACATCACCAGTAGCACCTGTGAGCTCAGTAAGCAGCTCAACATCGCCTACGACGTCACCTACAGCCTGGCCTGCGTCCGCTGCTGCGTCAACCCTTTCTTGTACGCCTTCATCGGCGTCAAGTTCCGCAACGATCTCTTCAAGCTCTTCAAGGACCTGGGCTGCCTCAGCCAGGAGCAGCTCCGGCAGTGGTCTTCCTGTCGGCACATCCGGCGCTCCTCCATGAGCGTGGAGGCCGAGACCACCACCACTTTCTCCCCATAG